The Xenopus laevis strain J_2021 chromosome 7S, Xenopus_laevis_v10.1, whole genome shotgun sequence genome includes a window with the following:
- the LOC108697343 gene encoding PILR alpha-associated neural protein, with amino-acid sequence MKWPGSAPSSPLFYCLLLIGTCSVFPFHTLPHPSISSMPAAIRHPHPSFQAAPYQAHYPFHPTSDHLHLPLHTAARRSPHLLHSTPHASFPVVQTQELSLKTSPLPKKKPHHLHHHLGATRGKRQSPVPSVLFPVAFEGAAPSSQYPWAIVWGPTVSDEEGAALSSAYSTPRSGYHQEGSSQENMEPIGLDLRGAPKTLRPPIYPPLDEETDPQLYVTIVISLLIVLAATGIIIKFCCERRQKRRRHRSDRCPLPEEGSLQPLTDLSPDISGLHALKLGDSKTGPDIRIGPCRTSKIPIVTM; translated from the exons ATGAAGTG GCCTGGTAGTGCTCCATCCTCTCCCCTCTTCTATTGTTTACTCTTGATTGGCACTTGCTCTGTCTTTCCCTTTCATACACTACCCCACCCATCTATCTCCTCCATGCCTGCTGCAATACGGCATCCACATCCTTCCTTTCAGGCTGCTCCGTACCAAGCTCACTATCCTTTTCATCCTACCTCAGATCATTTACACTTGCCTCTCCATACAGCAGCCCGTCGTTCACCCCATCTCCTCCATTCTACCCCTCACGCCTCCTTCCCAGTGGTCCAAACACAAGAGCTGTCACTCAAGACATCACCTTTACCCAAAAAGAAACCTCACCACCTTCATCACCATTTAGGGGCCACACGAGGAAAGCGCCAGTCCCCTGTTCCCAGTGTTCTGTTCCCAGTTGCCTTTGAAGGAGCAGCCCCTTCTTCCCAATACCCCTGGGCCATTGTGTGGGGTCCCACAGTATCAGATGAAGAAGGGGCTGCATTGAGCTCTGCTTATTCCACACCTCGCTCTGGTTATCATCAAGAGGGGAGCTCCCAGGAAAACATGGAGCCTATAGGTCTGGACCTGAGAGGAGCACCAAAAACATTACGACCCCCAATCTACCCACCTCTAGATGAAG AAACTGACCCCCAGTTGTACGTCACAATTGTCATCTCATTGCTGATTGTGTTAGCGGCGACTGGAATTATCATTAAATTCTG CTGTGAGCGCAGACAAAAGAGAAGGCGACACCGCAGTGACCGTTGTCCTTTACCAGAGGAGGGGAGCCTGCAGCCTCTAACGGACCTGTCCCCCGACATCTCTGGGCTCCATGCTCTCAAGCTTGGGGATTCCAAAACTGGGCCTGATATACGAATTGGCCCCTGCAGGACAAGCAA GATACCCATAGTGACCATGTGA